The Arachis ipaensis cultivar K30076 chromosome B03, Araip1.1, whole genome shotgun sequence region TATACCCGAAAATGCCCTTGTTTTGAATGGTTTGTTGTGTACAGAGAGATAATGCACGCAATGTGGAAGCCACAGAAGTTCAAGAGCATATACTTAGTGGCAACAATATATGTGCTGACATTGACGCTTCCATCGGCGGCAGCAGTGTATTGGGCATTCGGAGACATGCTTCTGAACCACTCAAACGCATTTGCTCTGCTGCCAAGATCCCCATTCAGGGACATGGCTGTCATTTTGATGCTGATCCACCAGTTCATAACATTTGGGTTTGCATGCACCCCGTTATACTTTGTGTGGGAGAAAGCAATTGGAATGCATGAATGCAAGAGCCTCTGCAAGCGTGCACTAGTGAGGCTGCCTGTTGTCATTCCCATATGGTTCTTGGCCATCATATTCCCCTTCTTTGGCCCCATCAACTCCACCGTTGGATCTCTCCTTGTTAGCTTCACTGTTTACATCATCCCTGCCCTTGCTCACATCTTCACCTTCAAATCCTCCTCTGCCCGTCAGGTATATATTCTTACATCAAGGATCAAGACAAACACATCTCATCAAAATGCTTCCTATATAACAGAATATTGTACACAGTCCTCCAAACTATTCAAAGACAAGTCACATCATCACAATAGTacctattttctttcttctgtatctaaaattatgaattcaactttttatgcagaatgcagtggaGCAACCTCCCAAGTTTATGGGAAGATGGGTCGGAACCTATGTCATCAATGTGTTTGTGGTAATCTGGGTGCTAGTAGTAGGCTTTGGATTTGGAGGGTGGGCTAGCATGGTCAACTTCATTCACCAGATTGACACTTTTGGACTCTTCACTAAGTGTTACCAGTGCCCTCCACCACAGCTGCCACATCAGCTCAACGCTACCGCCACTGCCACAGCTGCTGCTCCTTCCCCTCACCACCACTCCCTTCCTCCTCTTCATCATCGTGGTGGTCACTGATGAGTTGATTGAACTGATTATCCCAATCAATGGTGGTGCAAGTGCAATGCATGTTATGTAGTACTCCTTGCTAGCTAGCTATAGCTACATTGTTGTTAATTAATTAAGGAGAGATCGATGTGATGAATCAGAGTTCAGTCATGTCCTGCATTTATTATGTATTGGTCATGCCATAATTAAAACAAACACATAATGTATTCTTCTTTTTCACTTAGTTTGTTTACCCCTTCTAGCTCTCATCTTACACTACTTTaccactttaatttaatttctcatgCTCTCTGCAATCTTAATATGTgtggaataataataatgaaaggttCAATAATTAAAGTAGGaatcaaagcaaagaaagaaaagagaagttcTCTCATGATTCATATAATGTATGGCATATATCCTTGGAAATAGAAAAACATAAAAACGAAATGCCTGCCTTTTATAATCAACAACAATGAATGTACAGGCTTGAAAATGATTAGAGATGAAACAAAGGTATATAATCGTTCAGCCAGGATAGAGGAATGGTAGTTACTACTGATGAGAGCATCTTTTGCTTTTTTACATGTTTCTCAGACTTTTTTTCATTGATTCAAAGAGTAGCATATGTAAACAGTGATATAGTGTTAGTGTGTTACATAGACTTCTGTATATCATCATCAATAATATACATAGCAAAATTAAAGTTGGAAACTAAAGCAAATAAAGGCTGCTGTGTACGAATACTGTACCAATTGACATAACATATAATAAATGTGTCATGTATAGAGTTAGGTAGGTGGGAGAATCTAATAATTATTaggtatctatctatctatctacctATCTAGATCCATAGCTCCCTTGAAAAGGGTGGCTGAAAAATACAGTGACAATGCGATCTTATGATATACGTCTAAAGCAAATAGACCTTTCATGCGAGTTCTGAGAACACACAgcagcttttcttttctttttttcaatatGTAACAGGCATGCAATGgaaaaagagggaaaagaaagAACAATTGCAATAACAAAGCTTTGAGACTTTTCAGTTGAAAGAATATCTTCTCTCATCAACTTTAATCAGTTCATTTGGATctaccccttttttttttctctcaaggTAAAAGAGGAGAGCCCTGCTATCAACTTTGGAGACAAGCTTTGCTTCTTTCTTTGGTTTCGGCCTAGCTCCAAACTGGTTCTCTTATTCATTGATagttatatttttatctttattatttgCTTTTCCCTGAATGGAAAAAGACAAGAGTAACCAAAGTATTCTTCTTGGGACTCGGAgccttgtatatatatatgaattaacAACTAGGTGTTTAGCAATCCCCTAAACAAGTTCTAAAGATATTTGAGTTGATGATATTGACATACAATATTATGATCATTTTGATGttggaaaaatatttttcataattatatactGGTTGCTATAAACTTGTGGCTTAATGTAATTATAAATAGGTTTTACAGAGATACTTACAAAAAAGAATTGAGCCTTATGTAATATtcaagtttaatttaattttaatatctaTCTGCATCTAATTATGTAATGCTACTTCGATAAAGATAACTACTTTTTGTATTGAAGGGGTGAATGATCATCCAAAAAAAACAAATGCGATTAGactattatataaaatattatacATTTGATTTGAAATTATAGTCTATTCAAGTGTAGTCTTTACTAGTTGTTAACtctttttacatttaatttgaaattaaaaataatttagttgcatgaataattaagaaaaaatatgTAATATGACATTATTCTATTCCAGATAACTATTTTTAATAAAGTAACAAATTAAACATTAAGCAAAGCAATAGATTTTGTTAATCTTCTTTTCCTTTCGTTACTAGCAATTTCAATTCAATTACCGGAAAGagttaaacttttaaatatattttttgagtcTAACTAGAGACCTAACTACTACAATTTAATATCAGCTAACATTTTTTGGAACGACCTTTAACTAGTATTAATCACAAGTTCACAACACTCACCCGTCTAATGTTTCCTCAGCTAAATCTAATCTCAAACTCGGATACACATATTGCAAGACAAAGATCAGAGACCCTCATTCAAGTGAAAATCCCTCTGACgcattaataaaaattttgttaaGTAAAACTTAGATAAAAATTTGTCAACTATCATATTATATAATTATTCTACAAATTATACCATGGTttgaatttagttaagaaaagtgtgaaaataaaaaaattataatagtgtGATGTACTGGGCTGTAACCGGTAAAAGACATAACATCTCTGTGAGTTGGTNNNNNNNNNNNNNNNNNNNNNNNNNNNNNNNNNNNNNNNNNNNNNNNNNNNNNNNNNNNNNNNNNNNNNNNNNNNNNNNNNNNNNNNNNNNNNNNNNNNNNNNNNNNNNNNNNNNNNNNNNNNNNNNNNNNNNNNNNNNNNNNNNNNNNNNNNNNNNNNNNNNNNNNNNNNNNNNNNNNNNNNNNNNNNNNNNNNNNNNNNNNNNNNNNNNNNNNNNNNNNNNNNNNNNNNNNNNNNNNNNNNNNNNNNNNNNNNNNNNNNNNNNNNNNNNNNNNNNNNNNNNNNNNNNNNNNNNNNNNNNNNNNNNNNNNNNNNNNNNNNNNNNNNNNNNNNNNNNNNNNNNNNNNNNNNNNNNNNNNNNNNNNNNNNNNNNNNNNNNNNNNNNNNNNNNNNNNNNNNNNNNNNNNNNNNNNNNNNNNNNNNNNNNNNNNNNNNNNNNNNNNNNNNNNNNNNNNNNNNNNNNNNNNNNNNNNNNNNNNNNNNNNNNNNNNNNNNNNNNNNNNNNNNNNNNNNNNNNNNNNNNNNNNNNNNNNNNNNNNNNNNNNNNNNNNNNNNNNNNNNNNNNNNNNNNNNNNNNNNNNNNNNNNNNNNNNNNNNNNNNNNNNNNNNNNNNNNNNNNNNNNNNNNNNNNNNNNNNNNNNNNNNNNNNNNNNNNNNNNNNNNNNNNNNNNNNNNNNNNNNNNNNNNNNNNNNNNNNNNNNNNNNNNNNNNNNNNNNNNNNNNNNNNNNNNNNNNNNNNNNNNNNNNNNNNNNNNNNNNNNNNNNNNNNNNNNNNNNNNNNNNNNNNNNNNNNNNNNNNNNNNNNNNNNNNNNNNNNNNNNNNNNNNNNNNNNNNNNNNNNNNNNNNNNNNNNNNNNNNNNNNNNNNNNNNNNNNNNNNNNNNNNNNNNNNNNNNNNNNNNNNNNNNNNNNNNNNNNNNNNNNNNNNNNNNNNNNNNNNNNNNNNNNNNNNNNNNNNNNNNNNNNNNNNNNNNNNNNNNNNNNNNNNNNNNNNNNNNNNNNNNNNNNNNNNNNNNNNNNNNATGACATTGTGGATTTTTAGATAATTAATCAAATATATTTAGTTCAAATATATCAATTCATCTAATGATTCATAAtgctatttttatgtaaaaatattatCATAGGAGTATTcacaaaacaaaattttttttaattgtctgACTAGATAAAATTTTACTTATGTGATATTAGAAATTGCATGATTATATAGAGATATTTTCATCACATTAAAATAGAAAGACCACAAGAGCTTAGTATTAATGCATATCAAGATGATGATgttggttatcaatggtgttcctgtgtgaaaaTAGGTCTCCAAGGTATAGCCTGTTTTGCTAGTGCTTAAATTTGCTTTCCTTGAGAGTGAGAAGAAAGAACATCGTCTTCTTGTAAGGATGACGGCGGTGGGCGGCGCACTCCAACACTCAGTAAGAGTAAAAGATAAAGATGAAGTTATTCGAAATGAATAACGTACCTCCTTCATGTCAGGAGTGGATATATTTATAGAATTGTTGTGCTACAAGTGGTTACTACGATACTAGAGTCCCATGATATGGATATTATGCCGATTGCAGAGTTGCAAGGAACCATAGAAAGCCACATCAGCAGAATATTGGAGAAGTCAGAAAAATCAACTGAAGAAGCCCTGAAAAGTCAAGTGAATTTAAACAATGTTACAGAATTAAGTCATACACAAGAAGGACGAGGTCGTGGTTTTAATTTTCAAAGTATAGGCAGAGGAAGTTTCAGAGAAAGAGgtcgtggcaattacaaccaaagAAGTTACAATAATTTTACACCACCTAATCAAGAAAGAGGTGGAACAAGTTTCAGGCCTGTCAACCGAGGAAGAAGTCGAGGCAATTTTTATCAAGAAAGAACCAATTTCAACTGTTTTCATTGTGAAAAGTATGGACAAAAAGCAGCAGATTGCAGGTTCAAAATGGTGAATAACAATTAAGTACACGTTGCAAAAAATCAGCATCAAAAGATTGATGATAATTCGGGTACTCAGACTTTATTATTTACAAGTAATTCATGTATTGAAGATGAAAATATAtggtacttggataatgcttgtaGTAATCATATGCCTGGTAGAAAGGAATTCTTTTCTTCATTAGATGATTCTGTTAAACTATTATTGAAGTTTGGTAATAGTACAAAGATCCCTATTGAAGGAAAATGACACATACCAATTAGATTGAAGGATGATTTTCTGAGTTATATTTCTGATATTTTCCATGCTCTTGAACTTAATTACAATTTATTGAGTATGGGACAATTATCTGAGAAGTGATATAAGATGATAACTTATCATGGACATTGCACTGTATTTGATAACAATGGAAGGTTCATAGATAAAGGAAAGATGACTTCAAACAGAATGTTTCCATTAAAAATTCAACATGTTAATCCCTCTTGCTCTGTAATACTTGATGATAACTGGTTGTGGCATATGCGGTTTGggcatttttatttttctggcCTAAACTATCTATTAAGAAAATGACTTGTTTCTGGTCTACTACGGATTCATATTCCCAATTGTGTTTATGAGATTTGTCAACTGGGATTCTGGGAAAGGAGCACAGAGATCCATTCCCTATAGGAAAGTCATGGAGAGCTAGAAGATTACTTGAAAGTGTGCATTCAGATATCTGTTCTGTAGAAGTTCCAAGTAATGGTGGTAGCAGGTACTTtatcacttttattgatgattttagtagATATACATGGGTATACTTTCTGAAGCAGAAATCAGAAGCATGTGATGTCTTTAAGACATTCAAGGCGTTTGTCGAAAAACAAAGTGGCTATAAAATCAAAATTCTCAGAACAGACAGAAGAACGGAATATCTTGCGTGTTCATAATACTTTAAGCAACACGGAATTCAACACTAACTAACAACTAGATATACTCCTCAACAAAATAGAGTTGCTGAAAGAAAGAACAGAACCATCATGGATATGTTCATATGCATGCTCAAGTCAAAACAAATGCCTAAAGAGTTTCGGACAGAAGCAATCGCAACAGCAGTTAATATTTTAAACAGGTGTCCAACAAAAAGTGTTCGTGATAAAACTCCAAAGGAAGCTTGGAGTGGAAAGCGGCCTTCCATCCATCATTTCAGAGTCTTTGGGTGTATTGCTTATGCCCACATACCAGATCAATTAAGGAAGAAGTTAGATGACAAAGGCGAGAAGTGTATTTTTATTGGCTATAGCACAGCCTCAAAAGCATACAAGTTGTACAATccagaaacaaagaaagtaatcaTCAGCAGAGATGTGGCGTTCAACGAGAAAGACATGTGGGACTGGAACACAAAGATAGAAAAGCAGCTGACTAT contains the following coding sequences:
- the LOC107628758 gene encoding auxin transporter-like protein 5, with protein sequence MASSSDKVVETVIAGNYVEMESEGGKGKDMKSRVSSLLWHGGSVYDAWFSCASNQVAQVLLTLPYSFSQLGMASGIAFQLLYGLLGSWTAYLISILYVEYRTRKEREKVNFRNHVIQWFEVLDGLLGKHWRNVGLAFNCTFLLFGSVIQLIACASNIYYINDNLDKRTWTYIFGACCATTVFIPSFHNYRIWSFLGLLMTTYTAWYLTVASLLHGQVEGVKHSGPTKLVLYFTGATNILYTFGGHAVTVEIMHAMWKPQKFKSIYLVATIYVLTLTLPSAAAVYWAFGDMLLNHSNAFALLPRSPFRDMAVILMLIHQFITFGFACTPLYFVWEKAIGMHECKSLCKRALVRLPVVIPIWFLAIIFPFFGPINSTVGSLLVSFTVYIIPALAHIFTFKSSSARQNAVEQPPKFMGRWVGTYVINVFVVIWVLVVGFGFGGWASMVNFIHQIDTFGLFTKCYQCPPPQLPHQLNATATATAAAPSPHHHSLPPLHHRGGH